A window of Metopolophium dirhodum isolate CAU chromosome 6, ASM1992520v1, whole genome shotgun sequence genomic DNA:
ACAATTAAAAATAGGATTGAAAGACGAgcgtttttatttcaaaaaaaaaaacaatacttcgAGTCTATAGTCTAAAATTATTCACAATACCATAATTATGTAATCGAATAACGTAGATATCATACGACAGGTAAACACACAACAAGCGAATCACACGAGTAAAATGAATTCGGAAAAATAAACATGGAAAGGCTTGAGTTTGATTGTTTTCCCGTATTGTGACCgaggaaaaacaaataataataaaagaaaagagTACGCTGAGAAAAGAGactaaaaattcttatttacaATTACAAGGAACAGAAACTTGGTCaactaattacaataatatcaaacaaacttagagcaatataataataattaatattttagaaaatagataataaaataaataaataaaaattattatattctcgaGTAGTTTGTATAATCATAAAAGCGACTGAATGGACGCATTGATTAATTTACGAACTGAGGTATATATTCAAAGAAAATTTCTTCAGTCTCTTTTCACAGACGGtcttacaaattattaagtatttacatctaaattatgttattttatgaacacacacaaaagaaaaaaaaaaagaatgagttagaaattaaaaaccgAGTATAATGGAAACAGTAAACTGTCCAAATATAGTTTACTTTACATTATAAGAATCCATTTTAATCGGTTTGAACGAAAAATTTCATAACGAGACCTAGTTTATATAGTTAACATCAATGATCGTTTTTTAATgctaattaatatgtaataatgtttATCATAAATCTAATGGCTGAGTTGCATAAAATAGATTCAAAACAATTTAGGAACCACTTTGACAAATGGAAAACAAGTAATTAAACAATTCAATGGACCATTAAAATTGTGTGCTCTTATAGATTTATGCAATTCAACCtgtatattcttattaataacaataataatggaactaactaaaataatagtacttgtattataatgaatgtataatataatgtaacatattaaaaaaaaaaaattatacgaggTTAGGCTGCAAATATCACTCATATCACATGTGCCATTCCGACGACTATTGCCgttagccaattttttttttttttttactatatattgtGAGAATACAAACATGTCCAAACGCGTTATCAGCAAACAAGCTACTTGCATTTTaggaattttcttatttttagaaataacatattatgtacaaaaaaaaaaaaatagaaattacaattacaattttgtgaataataaaaaaaattatataaatttacaaaatatgtgccCTGGAAGAGTTGATGGGTGGGGGTGGTGGGCTGGTGAGATCGTAAGTCTGCATCACCGCTGTGGACGGTCCGTTTCAGCTTTGTTTAACGCGCTTTCGGGGCGGTCCAATTGGCGGTATTTGCTGTGTGGCTAGCGCGCGAAACGCTTCAGCTATTAGGTGTGGGTGCGACTGTATCATGGTTTTCCAGCCAGTAGTGTCCATCACGTCGGTCGCATGGCTGTGAAATAGAAAATGGGAACGATAttatcatgaatataatatattatcgtcatttattggataataatataatctattataataatattatatcacgacCGACAATTGACGCGAAAAGAGGACCGACAACGACGTGGGTTTCTCGGTTTATAACAACgccattacataatattattataatagtatataatattattattcaatggtTATAAGACTTTAGAGGCCAAACGGTGGATACACCCAATCCTACACGTGGCAGGTtgatatcgatttttttttaaacatcgtgttacatatttattaattattgcgaTGTTTGCAACTgtttctaaacataataatataactctaTAAGTCATTTCATTTCCCCCTGGCTGATCTAAACAATGTTATTGACCATCAATTTCGCGAAAACATTTATTgaatcttaataataaatttgacaaACCTATACCTttactgaattattataatattatgtatttatgtagccGTTTATGGTCCGAAATTTAAGTATTTGCGATGCGTTAATTTAAATGCTAacgtcattaaaaaatattaatttttttaaaattaaaattggagttgtcctccaattttttttcatattattttatattattttatgacttgttgataattaatttagaagaaaaaataataacttattaaattagCTAGGTGCCTAGGTGGCTTAGATATAGTgattttagataattattttattgctgtttagtatattaatattatataatcaatgcgTTTATATTTGGCGTAatggtataatgtaataaaatccgCCATGATAGGTATTTCGACTGaataaatagaattataaaactattctCACAATGCTTTTTGCGGCCTCTATAATAGTCCATTGACAGTTGCGGATTTAAGGGGAGCCAGAAGGTCCCAGCATCTGGGTTAATAAATTGGacggttttttaaatatttgtgtcgtAAAACTTGGAAAAAGACAATGtccacccccccccctcaaaaaaaaaaaattctacaccCGCCACTGACCATCGAATTAGGTAATAGgcatacaagtatacaaccatataatatcattggttataaattacaagtagtaataaaacaatataataaatggtaCCTATGCTGCtttactatacaatttattagttatcactAAACAATACGCATAAagcataatactataaattataaagcataaatataatgtatactcaCGTGTTAATAAACTCGATTGTTTGTACTTTCAGTTGGTCGGCACTGTGTAGATCggccaatattaatatatctgcCGCGTTGTCGATCGACAGATTGTTACACAGCGCTTCTTCGCACATGACTTTCAGCCTCTCTAGAGCGTACTGAGCgtggaaagaaaaaaaacaacgtaaagtaagtttaaacaaatatttagtagTAGTATTTATGACCAAAAGGAACAAACCTTGTCGGCTGCGGCTAACAAATCGTCCGCCATTCTCTCTAAATTCGCTGCCCGACCGGTGTAGATAAACCGAAGCATTTCTCTGAGGACTTCGTGATCCACGTCGGTAATGGCGACACGGTTTTGTTTGCGTTCTTCCATCTCGTGTTCAAACATGGCGGCGAACACAGGACTTCTCGCTACATATCAGTCAAGAAACGTAAggagattttattatttattatattacatattatggaTTACACAATTCGCGCGATTAACGTGAACTGGCAATGCGATTATGATAATTACCGGCAAGTATAGCTTTGTGTGCTTGGAATTCTCGCCCGCTAACTGAAAGCGTTACATcactaaatttttgtatttcgaATAAATTTCCTAGATCGTCGGGCAGACGGCATTCAGGTACTTTAAATTGGACCGCATTTGACTGACCGGATATGTTGACACTATCAGCTACGACGCTTACCTGCAAACGAGCCATCTGTCAAGTCATTATTCGTGCcactttttattacattaaaacttTGCCaggattttatttttcattttattgtaGTTGGTAAACAGTACCAGTAATCGTTATTGAGATTTATCatcaattataatcataatatagtttaaaaactcGATAGTTTGTACATATAAACAAAAagcacttaaaaaataaaattttaaaaggtttttgaaaatataaattacctcGCAAAATATGGTAAGTTTATCATCGGGTAAAAGACCATTAGCTTCGTCTAATAGAAAATCACGCCTAATGAATTTTTTGAACCCCCAATCCTTTCCTTGAACGAATCTATAAGCCCTTTGActctctataaaaataaaaaatatacacattcaaaacaattttcttatacgcgtgaaatttcaattaattaccCATAGCCTTAGTTTCTTCTCGTTTGGCATTTAGAATTGAGAATTTGAATTTCGCTCTAACCTCAGTCTTGTTGCACGAGACTAGTAGTAAGTACAAAGACAAATAGTCTTTGCTTTCCTCGTCTAAGCCTTTAGGATTCACTCGCAAACACCTAAATATAACATGGCATTACATACGCATCAGTATTTCATTTGGAAATGtaaggaaaaaataaaacagccgtataaaaaataaatatataaatatttaccattTCAGTTTGTCGTTTATTCCGGCGGAGAATGTAGACGATTTTAAAACTTCGCCCATTTCTTCCCGACAAAAGCTGAAGTTGTTAATAGTCCACATGTAACTGAACTTAACAACTTTcacctaaaaacaaaaattaataggtattagtattggtattgatatttataaaaaaaataaaaattaaataggtagatataatgagaaaaaaaatggcAGCCAATGCCagctataaaattattgataaaaataaaaatatattttgcttattgCCAATAATAATTCAGATTAGTTGATTTAACAGCGACGGCTAAACAAtcattataatctattataggCTGCAGCAGTAGTTTCAtaacaatatcaataaaacatttgaatttgaCGCCTTGACCCAAATTTAATAGTGCTGAGTATAAACATCATACCAATGTGtgaaataatattcacaataaatttttattttgagaatTTTCAAACTACAAAATCACACTGTCGGTTATCGCAGAAGTGTCATTCCAATTTcgaaactattaaaaatataatgcgaATTAAACGTGTCAATCACACCGCGAAGACGCAACATTGTTCAACGCGTTATTATTGCGCAGCGTTTGCGTCGTacgttgaacataatattatcaattatgttcGGTTGTATAACTATTGTGTACCAATGGATCACAGGATACGCGCAATCCAATCCATATCACacgacgaatataatattatcagcagATTTCCTACATTTAAGGGTAGTATTCGAAAACAAtaacatcaaatattaatattcgatTATTTGaagcgtttaaaaatattaataaggaGCACGTACTGTGCGTGTAGAATTTGGGCGTCAAGAAGGTACTGACAAAGAGCGGCGGCGGAGTGCAGAGGTCCAATAAATGGTAACGAAATACATAGTTTTGGGCGTTTCGGCGAAATAATTATAGATCGTTTGTGGTCTTCGGAAATGTTTGTGATTGTGACGAGCAGTACGCATTGACGTGCAGTCCACCTCAGCAGATCGCACTCAAAGCATTaactttgttataatatattaaaacgatCGTAATAACgcaaaaacacataattttatagtatttgtGCGAGCTGAGGAACCATTGTGGCGTTAAATCAATTTAGATAGCGACGCGCGCGCGTTCGGGTCGGTGGACGGAAGGGAGGGCAGTGAGCGGCAGCTGCGGTGGGTACGCCGCCGCCCGCTGGCATAAAGGGCCCGAAAAACGCCGGAGCGACCTTGACGGCTCCGAGCAGTAGTTGGGGTCATCCTCCGCCGCAGAACGAGAGCGAACGGACGAGCGAGGAGGTAATACAGCGCGCCTGCCGC
This region includes:
- the LOC132947959 gene encoding speckle-type POZ protein B isoform X3, with protein sequence MALARLPVVSECSPQQTARVSVAAGSSGSVNAAASAAAAAAAAVVAGAPSSSTMSVSRVPSPPPSSEANTPVAENWCYTQVKVVKFSYMWTINNFSFCREEMGEVLKSSTFSAGINDKLKWCLRVNPKGLDEESKDYLSLYLLLVSCNKTEVRAKFKFSILNAKREETKAMESQRAYRFVQGKDWGFKKFIRRDFLLDEANGLLPDDKLTIFCEVSVVADSVNISGQSNAVQFKVPECRLPDDLGNLFEIQKFSDVTLSVSGREFQAHKAILAARSPVFAAMFEHEMEERKQNRVAITDVDHEVLREMLRFIYTGRAANLERMADDLLAAADKYALERLKVMCEEALCNNLSIDNAADILILADLHSADQLKVQTIEFINTHATDVMDTTGWKTMIQSHPHLIAEAFRALATQQIPPIGPPRKRVKQS
- the LOC132947959 gene encoding speckle-type POZ protein B isoform X1; its protein translation is MALARLPVVSECSPQQTARVSVAAGSSGSVNAAASAAAAAAAAVVAGAPSSSTMSVSRVPSPPPSSEANTPVAENWCYTQVKVVKFSYMWTINNFSFCREEMGEVLKSSTFSAGINDKLKWCLRVNPKGLDEESKDYLSLYLLLVSCNKTEVRAKFKFSILNAKREETKAMESQRAYRFVQGKDWGFKKFIRRDFLLDEANGLLPDDKLTIFCEMARLQVSVVADSVNISGQSNAVQFKVPECRLPDDLGNLFEIQKFSDVTLSVSGREFQAHKAILAARSPVFAAMFEHEMEERKQNRVAITDVDHEVLREMLRFIYTGRAANLERMADDLLAAADKYALERLKVMCEEALCNNLSIDNAADILILADLHSADQLKVQTIEFINTHATDVMDTTGWKTMIQSHPHLIAEAFRALATQQIPPIGPPRKRVKQS
- the LOC132947959 gene encoding protein roadkill isoform X4 yields the protein MSVSRVPSPPPSSEANTPVAENWCYTQVKVVKFSYMWTINNFSFCREEMGEVLKSSTFSAGINDKLKWCLRVNPKGLDEESKDYLSLYLLLVSCNKTEVRAKFKFSILNAKREETKAMESQRAYRFVQGKDWGFKKFIRRDFLLDEANGLLPDDKLTIFCEMARLQVSVVADSVNISGQSNAVQFKVPECRLPDDLGNLFEIQKFSDVTLSVSGREFQAHKAILAARSPVFAAMFEHEMEERKQNRVAITDVDHEVLREMLRFIYTGRAANLERMADDLLAAADKYALERLKVMCEEALCNNLSIDNAADILILADLHSADQLKVQTIEFINTHATDVMDTTGWKTMIQSHPHLIAEAFRALATQQIPPIGPPRKRVKQS
- the LOC132947959 gene encoding speckle-type POZ protein B isoform X2; its protein translation is MSLPVVSECSPQQTARVSVAAGSSGSVNAAASAAAAAAAAVVAGAPSSSTMSVSRVPSPPPSSEANTPVAENWCYTQVKVVKFSYMWTINNFSFCREEMGEVLKSSTFSAGINDKLKWCLRVNPKGLDEESKDYLSLYLLLVSCNKTEVRAKFKFSILNAKREETKAMESQRAYRFVQGKDWGFKKFIRRDFLLDEANGLLPDDKLTIFCEMARLQVSVVADSVNISGQSNAVQFKVPECRLPDDLGNLFEIQKFSDVTLSVSGREFQAHKAILAARSPVFAAMFEHEMEERKQNRVAITDVDHEVLREMLRFIYTGRAANLERMADDLLAAADKYALERLKVMCEEALCNNLSIDNAADILILADLHSADQLKVQTIEFINTHATDVMDTTGWKTMIQSHPHLIAEAFRALATQQIPPIGPPRKRVKQS